The Methanobacterium formicicum genome contains a region encoding:
- a CDS encoding nucleotidyltransferase domain-containing protein encodes MKDNKIEIVKDLVTFGQGSSIRQIANRVKIPYANVYKIIKKLELDDLVTLEKIGSSYRCSLNKKVHPLIFQAEYERTKDLLEKNTDLKILNQKLYNLNFPFIALIFGSYAKGTASKHSDIDLMIISEINREKEFERKINLLPLDIHPTILSFDQFMNMAKTNEFSVVSELLDRNIILIGIEDYYRMLEHVRPRTNKNSGIEF; translated from the coding sequence ATGAAAGACAATAAGATCGAAATAGTAAAAGATTTGGTAACATTCGGACAGGGGAGTAGCATTCGTCAAATAGCCAACAGAGTAAAAATACCCTATGCTAATGTTTATAAAATTATTAAGAAATTAGAGCTAGATGATCTAGTAACTCTTGAAAAGATTGGTTCTTCTTATAGATGTTCTCTAAATAAAAAAGTCCACCCACTTATATTCCAAGCAGAATATGAGCGTACTAAAGACCTCCTTGAAAAAAATACTGATCTAAAAATTTTAAATCAAAAATTATATAACCTAAATTTTCCATTTATTGCTTTAATTTTCGGATCTTACGCTAAAGGAACAGCATCCAAACATTCTGATATAGATTTGATGATAATATCTGAAATAAATCGTGAGAAGGAATTTGAAAGGAAAATAAATTTGTTACCATTAGATATTCACCCTACGATATTATCTTTTGATCAGTTTATGAATATGGCTAAAACCAATGAGTTTAGCGTAGTTTCTGAATTATTGGATAGAAACATTATATTGATTGGGATAGAAGATTATTATAGGATGTTGGAGCATGTTAGACCCAGAACGAATAAAAATAGCGGAATCGAATTTTAG
- a CDS encoding cytidyltransferase, with translation MIGISADFDPVHKGHASLIGKAREVADEKGDEVVIYLNKGYSANHAPFFVSFEGRSKMALEAGADRIVPIEGLHHRLTMSYTVPIRIAMMIQDGVTDYVDAAEVNPAQIKKYAARFIRRGIFSGIPRNLPNRNVIRWYAVNEFLYQRFNRKMEFHFIPEGKVNGEKISGREIRSEILENNLRIPGSVKRLLPKSTVRILEEEIDKGTVPETRDMDVLLKRLNTTSRHHLLNTAHLNAEAVEHIIQGRWYQAENQVWASLRQAGYGPVLSRLALSCVEEDVTRREIYELIQDYEKQGIIPPDQTVERVIERDWFVANMVETGLTSSEAHEKFLNGARTKDKPLYSFDAGLHLRSFELPKLEEGLKAYLYVDKRGVLACELKTKEGKVKSPLKLPGKMATYLRLLVDSQIIPLEGELVKRKRGWRIRLIVG, from the coding sequence GTGATAGGAATAAGCGCTGATTTTGATCCAGTTCACAAGGGACATGCTTCCCTTATTGGGAAGGCTAGGGAAGTAGCTGATGAGAAAGGTGATGAGGTGGTTATCTACCTTAATAAAGGTTACAGTGCCAATCACGCCCCTTTCTTTGTCAGTTTCGAGGGAAGGAGTAAGATGGCTCTGGAGGCAGGGGCTGACCGGATAGTGCCAATTGAAGGTTTGCACCACCGGTTGACCATGTCCTACACCGTCCCCATAAGGATAGCCATGATGATCCAGGACGGGGTCACTGACTATGTGGATGCTGCAGAAGTTAACCCCGCCCAGATAAAAAAATACGCTGCCAGATTCATTAGAAGGGGAATATTCAGTGGTATTCCCCGTAATCTACCTAACAGAAATGTTATCCGGTGGTATGCGGTGAACGAGTTTTTGTATCAGCGTTTTAATCGTAAAATGGAGTTTCATTTCATACCGGAGGGTAAGGTAAATGGGGAGAAGATCTCAGGCAGGGAGATACGTAGCGAAATCCTGGAAAACAATCTCCGTATACCTGGAAGTGTGAAAAGACTGCTTCCCAAATCCACGGTACGCATACTGGAGGAGGAAATTGATAAAGGTACTGTTCCTGAAACCAGGGATATGGATGTACTCTTGAAACGCTTGAACACCACCTCAAGGCATCATCTTTTAAACACCGCCCATTTAAATGCCGAGGCAGTGGAGCATATCATTCAGGGTAGATGGTACCAGGCTGAGAATCAGGTGTGGGCATCCCTGCGCCAGGCAGGTTACGGTCCAGTGTTAAGCAGACTGGCCTTAAGCTGTGTGGAGGAAGATGTGACACGTAGAGAAATCTACGAGCTAATTCAGGATTATGAGAAACAGGGGATCATCCCCCCGGACCAGACTGTAGAACGGGTTATTGAAAGGGACTGGTTTGTGGCTAATATGGTTGAAACAGGTTTAACCAGTTCCGAGGCCCATGAAAAGTTCCTTAACGGTGCCCGGACAAAGGATAAACCATTATACTCCTTTGATGCCGGTCTTCACCTGCGGAGTTTTGAACTTCCCAAGCTGGAGGAAGGATTAAAGGCATACCTCTACGTGGATAAACGGGGTGTTTTAGCCTGTGAGTTGAAAACAAAAGAGGGTAAGGTTAAAAGTCCACTGAAACTACCCGGGAAGATGGCCACTTACCTGCGCTTACTGGTGGATTCCCAGATTATTCCACTAGAGGGAGAACTGGTGAAGAGGAAGAGAGGCTGGAGAATCCGGTTAATTGTGGGATAG